A single genomic interval of Physeter macrocephalus isolate SW-GA chromosome 5, ASM283717v5, whole genome shotgun sequence harbors:
- the LOC102978172 gene encoding COX assembly mitochondrial protein homolog — protein MALDPAEPHLRRVEKDVLIPKIMREKARERCSEQVQDFTKCCKDSGILEVVKCQKENSALKECLTAYYNDPDFHEECKMEYLKEREEFRKTGIPTKKRLRKSPTSM, from the coding sequence ATGGCGCTCGACCCCGCAGAGCCGCATCTCAGACGAGTCGAAAAAGATGTTTTGATCCCtaaaataatgagagaaaagGCCCGAGAGAGATGTTCTGAACAAGTTCAAGATTTCACTAAATGTTGCAAGGACTCTGGAATCCTTGAGGTAGTAAAATGCCAGAAAGAAAATTCTGCATTGAAAGAATGTCTAACTGCTTACTATAATGATCCAGACTTTCATGAAGAATGCAAAATGGAATAcctgaaggaaagggaagaattcAGAAAAACTGGAATTCCTACCAAGAAAAGGCTGAGGAAGAGTCCCACAAGCATGTAG